In the Topomyia yanbarensis strain Yona2022 chromosome 3, ASM3024719v1, whole genome shotgun sequence genome, one interval contains:
- the LOC131687685 gene encoding uncharacterized protein LOC131687685, with protein sequence MNPDLYEEYREFLREYLELGHMKLISPNDLVKIQYFIPHSCVIKAESTSTKLRVVFDASAKTLNNRSLNDLQRCGPVIQRDLFDLLLDFRCHEKVVTADIANMYRQINVHDDDTWMQCILWRAQSNEEIQAYRLTTVTYGEAASSFQACRALYQTTS encoded by the exons ATGAACCCTGATCTATATGAAGAATACCGAGAATTCCTTAGAGAATACCTAGAGCTGGGCCACATGAAGCTCATATCACCAAACGACCTGGTCAAAATCCAGTACTTCATACCGCACTCCTGCGTAATAAAAGCAGAGTCCACCTCCACGAAATTAAGAGTGGTGTTTGATGCTAGCGCTAAGACATTAAACAACCGATCATTGAACGACCTGCAAAGGTGCGGGCCAGTGATTCAGCGAGATTTATTTGATCTGCTGCTGGATTTCAGATGCCACGAAAAGGTGGTAACAGCCGACATTGCCAACATGTACAGGCAAATCAACGTCCATGACGACGACACGTGGATGCAATGCATCCTGTGGAGAGCACAATCCAATGAAGAAATTCAAGCATACCGCTTGACAACTGTCACGTACGGAGAAGCCGCTTCTTCCTTCCAGGCCTGCCGGGCTCTTTACCAA ACAACCTCATGA